One window of the Canis aureus isolate CA01 chromosome 1, VMU_Caureus_v.1.0, whole genome shotgun sequence genome contains the following:
- the LOC144322399 gene encoding uncharacterized protein LOC144322399 isoform X3, with protein sequence MLENFTLISSLGCCCGAEAVEAPIEQSASGGVSQTRTPRVALTSQKTHPCEMCGPVLRDIFHLAEQQGKENSQKLLRCGACGKRFYFSIKFEQQQHVGETLCRNGVDGACDVKSCGIHDSGKPFTCREVRKDFLSGSRHLRQEATASGEKPNTITQCRATLQSRKSHYPWGECKNAFSPKHPHVQDQGVHPGRQCFVCSECGKTFRYKSLLAIHQRFHTEERYHEFGKYGKYSRQRSTLSEHGKTHSGSRQYTCSKCGKSLGPKTVLIHPQRWHNGVKSYVCSECEKSFSCNSVLITHNVQPEERFYKCHACGKSFPSMSALCYHRRSHTGERPYECRECGKSFTSNSVLRSHQRLHTGERHYECRECGKSFISNSVLRSHQRLHTGERPYECHECGKSFTFSSTLRYHQRVHTGQKPYKCRECGKSFITSNQCRSHQTVHSGEKPHECSECGKSFPRKYSLVEHKKIHSQERPYECNECGKSFITSSQCRSHQRVHTGERPYECHECGKSYTVSSGLHVHQRVHTGERPYECHECGKSFTSSSNLRYHQAVHSGERPYECSECGKSFSRKYSLVEHRKIHSQERPYECNECGKSFITSSQYRSHQRLHTGERPYECHECGKSFTSNSALRSHQRLHTGERPYECRDCGKSYIVSSALRVHQRVHTGQRPYKCRECGKSYTVSSALRVHQRIHTGQKPYKCRECGKSFVSNPALRYHHRVHTGERPYVCRECGKSFTSNSALRSHQRLHTGERPYECHDCGKSYTVSSALRVHQRVHTGQRPYKCRECGKSFTTNSILRYHQAVHTGQKPYKCHECGKSFISNPALRYHHRVHTGQKPYECHERGKSFTSDSALRYQRVLNGKRPYECNECGKSFAGSSPFRYHQRCHTGERPYKCSECGKSFTASSAFRSHQRIHTGERPYKCSECGKSFTANSALYYHRIRHTGQKPHQCPECGKSFIFSSALRSHQRCHTGERPYKCSECGKSFTTSSAFRSHQRIHTGEKPYKCSECGKSFAASSALYSHRIRHTGQKPHECPECGKSFTFSSALRCHQRRHTGERPYKCSECEKSFIASSALRIHQRVHTGQNCSKCNECGKSFLTSTRLRAHQSVHSGERPYQCSQCGKSFPRKDTLVVHQKVHSGERPYECNECGKSFTFSSALRTHQRVHTGERPYECRECGKSFICSSSLRSHQRLHTGEKPYECHECGKSFTGNSSLRSHQRLHTGERPYECRECGKSYMSSNGFKYHNNLHTAGRI encoded by the exons atgctggagaacttTACACTTATATCCTCACTGG GTTGCTGCTGTGGAGCAGAGGCTGTGGAGGCACCCATTGAACAGAGTGCTTCTGGAGGTGTGTCACAGACCAGGACGCCCAGGGTAGCTCTGACTTCCCAGAAGACCCACCCCTGTGAGATGTGTGGTCCAGTCTTGAGAGACATTTTCCATTTGGCTGAGcagcagggaaaagaaaacagccaGAAACTGTTGAGGTGCGGAGCATGTGGGAAACGATTTTATTTCAGTATAAAGTTTGAACAGCAGCAGCACGTGGGAGAAACACTATGCAGAAACGGTGTGGATGGGGCCTGTGACGTGAAGAGCTGCGGAATCCATGATTCAGGAAAGCCCTTTACCTGTAGGGAAGTTCGGAAGGACTTCCTGTCTGGCTCGAGACATCTGCGGCAAGAGGCCACTGCGAGTGGGGAGAAGCCAAACACCATCACACAGTGCAGGGCAACTTTACAAAGCAGAAAAAGTCATTATCCTTGGGGAGAATGCAAGAACGCCTTTAGTCCCAAACATCCCCATGTTCAGGACCAGGGTGTCCACCCTGGAAGACAGTGCTTTGTGTGTAGTGAATGTGGGAAAACGTTCAGGTATAAATCGTTACTTGCTATACATCAGAGGTTCCATACTGAAGAAAGATATCATGAGTTTGGCAAATATGGAAAATACTCTAGGCAAAGATCAACCCTGAGTGAACATGGAAAGACTCATAGTGGATCCAGGCAATACACGTGTAGTAAATGTGGGAAATCCTTAGGTCCCAAAACTGTCCTCATTCATCCCCAGAGATGGCACAATGGAGTAAAGAGTTATGTGTGCAGTGAATGTGAAAAATCTTTTAGCTGTAACTCAGTGTTGATTACTCATAATGTTCAACCTGAAGAAAGGTTTTATAAGTGTCATGCCTGTGGAAAatcttttccctctatgtctgcCCTCTGTTATCATCGGAGATCTCACACGGGAGAAAGACCTTATGAGTGCCGTGAATGTGGGAAGTCTTTTACGAGTAATTCTGTCCTCCGTTCTCACCAGAGACTTCATACTGGAGAAAGGCATTATGAGTGCcgtgaatgtgggaaatcttttatCAGTAATTCTGTCCTCCGTTCTCACCAAAGACTTCATactggagaaaggccttatgaatgccatgaatgtgggaaatcctttACTTTTAGTTCTACCCTCCGTTATCACCAGAGAGTTCATACTGGACAAAAGCCTTATAAGTGCCGagaatgtgggaaatcttttatTACTAGTAATCAGTGCCGTTCTCACCAAACAGTTCACAGTGGAGAAAAGCCTCATGAATGCAGTGAATGTGGCAAATCCTTTCCCCGAAAATATAGCCTTGTTGAACACAAAAAGATTCACTCACAAGAACGGCCTTATgagtgtaatgaatgtgggaaatcttttatTACTAGTAGCCAATGTCGTTCTCACCAGAGAGTTCATactggagaaaggccttatgagtgccatgaatgtgggaaatcttACACAGTTAGTTCTGGCCTCCATGTTCACCagagagttcacactggagaaagacCTTATGAATGCCATGAATGTGGAAAGTCCTTTACCAGTAGTTCTAACCTACGTTATCACCAGGCAGTTCACAGTGGAGAGAGGCCTTATGAATGCAGTGAATGTGGCAAATCCTTTTCCCGAAAATATAGCCTTGTTGAACACAGAAAGATTCACTCACAAGAACGGCCTTATgagtgtaatgaatgtgggaaatcttttatTACTAGTAGCCAATATCGTTCTCACCAAAGActtcacactggagaaaggccttatgagtgccatgaatgtgggaaatcttttacCAGTAATTCTGCCCTCCGTTCTCACCAAAGActtcacactggagaaaggccttatgagtgcCGTGACTGTGGGAAATCTTACATTGTTAGTTCTGCCCTCCGTGTTCACCAGAGAGTTCATACTGGACAAAGGCCTTATAAGTGCcgtgaatgtgggaaatcttaCACTGTTAGTTCTGCCCTCCGTGTTcaccagagaattcatactggacaGAAGCCTTACAAGTGCcgtgaatgtgggaaatcttttGTCAGTAATCCTGCTCTCCGTTATCACCAcagagttcacactggagaaaggccttatgTGTGTcgtgaatgtgggaaatcttttacCAGTAATTCTGCCCTCCGTTCTCACCAAAGActtcacactggagaaaggccttatgagtgcCATGACTGTGGGAAATCTTACACTGTTAGTTCTGCCCTCCGTGTTCACCAGAGAGTTCATACTGGACAAAGGCCTTATAAGTGCcgtgaatgtgggaaatcctttACCACTAATTCTATCCTACGTTATCACCAGGCAGTTCACACTGGACAAAAGCCTTATAAGTGCcatgaatgtgggaaatcttttatCAGTAATCCTGCTCTCCGTTATCACCACAGAGTTCACACTGGACAAAAGCCCTATGAATGCCATGAACGTGGGAAATCTTTTACCAGTGATTCTGCCCTACGTTATCAGAGAGTTCTCAATGGAAAAAGGCCTTATGAATGCAACGAATGTGGGAAATCTTTTGCTGGTAGTTCTCCTTTCCGTTATCACCAGAGATGTCATACAGGAGAAAGGCCTTAtaagtgcagtgaatgtgggaaatcttttacTGCTAGTTCTGCCTTCCGTTCTCAccagagaattcacactggagagaggCCTTAtaagtgcagtgaatgtgggaaatcttttacTGCTAATTCTGCCCTCTATTATCACCGCATACGTCATACTGGACAAAAGCCTCATCAGTGTCCTGAATGTggcaaatcttttatttttagttctgcCCTCCGTTCTCACCAGAGATGTCATACAGGAGAAAGGCCTTAtaagtgcagtgaatgtgggaaatcttttacTACTAGTTCTGCCTTCCGTTCTCAccagagaattcacactggagagaagccttataagtgcagtgaatgtgggaaatcttttGCTGCTAGTTCTGCCCTCTATTCTCACCGTATACGTCATACTGGACAAAAGCCTCATGAGTGCCCTGAGTGTGGGAAATCTTTTACTTTTAGTTCTGCCCTCCGTTGTCACCAGAGACGTCATACAGGAGAAAGGCCTTATAAGTGCAGTGAATGTGAGAAATCTTTTATTGCTAGTTCTGCCCTCCGTATTCATCAGAGAGTTCACACTGGACAAAACTGTTCTAAGtgcaatgaatgtgggaaatcttttcTCACAAGTACCCGCCTTCGAGCTCACCAGAGCGTCCACAGTGGAGAGAGACCTTACCAATGCAGTCAATGTGGCAAATCCTTTCCCCGAAAAGATACCCTCGTTGTTCATCAAAAGGTTCACTCAGGTGAACGGCCTTATgagtgtaatgaatgtgggaaatcaTTTACTTTTAGTTCTGCCCTCCGTACTCACCagagagttcacactggagaaaggccttatgagtgcCGTGAATGTGGGAAATCATTTATATGTAGTTCTTCTCTCCGTTCTCACCAGAGActtcacactggagaaaagccTTATGAATGCCATGAATGTGGAAAATCATTCACTGGTAATTCTTCCCTCCGTTCTCACCAGAGActtcacactggagaaaggccttatgagtgcCGTGAATGTGGGAAATCATATATGAGTAGTAATGGTTTTAAATATCATAACAATCTTCACACTGCAGGAAGGATTTAA